The DNA window GCGCCCGAGAACCTCGCGCCCGTCAAGAGCGGAGGCGCGTATCAGGCGCAGTACCGCGAGCCACTTCGCAGGTCCGAGGACCAGCCCATTCTGCGGTCAGAGCAGATGAACGCCCGCAAATGCAGACCGGGTCAGGGCGCAGGGGGCAAGGGCGGCAGCGTCGCCGCCGGATTGCGCGGTGAACGCCTGTCGCGGAATGACCTTGTCGATATCAGAATTTCCGACGATGAGACCTTCAACGGTGATTACGTCGTGTCGCGCGACGGTGACCTGAAACTCCCCTTCCTCCCACCGGTGCGCGCGCAAGGGCGTACCACCGGAGACATTGAAGTGCAGATCGCGCGGCTTCTCGTGCGGGAAGGTTTCTACGACGAGGCACCGCGCATCTCTGCGCGTGTCTCTGATTTCGCAAGCGTCAACGTGGCAGTGTCCGGAGCGGTTTTTGAGCCGCACGCGGTAGAGATCGGCACCCGTGTCGCCGACGACATCGACCGGGCGCGGCAGGCGGCACTCGGCGCGTCCACCGAGGCGCGCAATCTTTCGGCAGCGCTGCGCGCGGTTGGCGGCATTCGCCCGGATGCCGACCTTTCCGCTGTGGAACTGCGCCGTAACGGCACCCGGCATGTCCTCGACATGCGCGGCGTCTTCAAAGGCCGCAACGCGGTCGACGTTATGCTGCTGACCGGCGACGAGATCAGGGTGCCCTCACGCCAGTGTTTCCAGGACGACCTGATGCGTCCCAGCCCGATCAGCCCGCCCGGCATATCCCTGTTCCTGTCCAACCTGACCCAGCCGGCGACCGGAAATGCCCCATCGGCCGTGGGCCGAGAGGTCCGCGAAGTTCCCTACGGAACGCGGTTCATGCAGGCAGTGATCAATACCAACTGCGTCGGTGGCGCGCGAGCGACCAGCGCCAAGCGTTCAGCCGTCCTGTTCACGCGCGACCCGATCACGGGCGTCTCGACGGTGATCGAGCGCAAGATCGAGGACATGCTGCGCCGCGCGGATCGGGACGATTACGACCCCTATCTGCTGCCGGGTGACGCGATCGCCTGCTACGACAGCAGCGTCACGAATTTTACCGAGGTTGCAAAGATCGTCGGTGCGGTTGTGGCCACAGGCGCAATCATCGACTGATGGTCAGGAAAGCGAAGGGTCGGGCAGATGCTCTCGGGTCTGCCTTGCTGTTTCGATTGCCCGCTCCACAAGGTCGCGATCACCGCTTTCTGCCGCCATTTCAACAGCGACCAGCGCGTCGCGCAGGTCCGGTTGACCGAATGCGGCGGCGCTGCCGGCCACCTTGTGCGCTTCTGCGGCAATCTCGGACATGTCGTCCGGTCCGGTGTCAAGCCAGTCGAAGAGCGCGTTCATCTGTGACACGTAGCGGGCAGTCAGGCGATCCAAGGTATTCTGTTCCTTTTGCGGAGCGACCGATGCTTCGACTGCCGATTGCTCGCCAGACGTGAATTGGTTGATAACCCGCACGAGTTCTTCCTCGACAAGCGGTTTTGGAAGAAAGCCAGACATACCAGCCGCGATAAAACGGTCCTTGGCCTCTGGCAAAACGTTGGCCGAGAACGCCACAATCGGCGCATCTCGGTTAGGACCGTTGCCAGCGCGGATGGCGCGTGTTGCACCCAGCCCGTCAAGCACGGGCATCCGTATGTCCATCAAGATAAGATCGAAACGTCCCTTTTCGGCGGCTTCTACAGCCTCCTGGCCGTTGCGTGCCTCTGTCACCCGGTGGCCGAGGCCAAACAGTGTTTCCCCTGCCAGTTCGAGGTTGATCTCGTTATCCTCGACCAACAGGATATTGTGACCTTGAGCTTCGGGACACGAGCGTTGCGGGTCATCATCTTCTTCGGGACCATCGACGCAGGTCAATGGCAAGCGCACCCAGAATACACTGCCCTCGTCTTCTGTGCTTTCGACCCCGATCTCTCCGTCCATCGCCTCGACAAACCGGCGGGCAATGCCAAGGCCCAGGCCGGTCCCTGCGGTCGCGCCTTCGCCGGTGTTGTCGATCGTCTGAAAGTCGCCGAATATCCGCTCTTGGTCAGCTTCGGGAATACCAACACCCGTGTCGATCACACGCAGATCCAATCCGCTTTCGCTGCATTCCGCTTCAACTACGATACGTCCGTCGCGCGTGAACTTGATGGCGTTGCCGACGAGATTCAGCAGCACCTGTTGCAGACGCGAAGCGTCAATGCGCACCCATGTCGCCGGATCTCCGATCCAACCCCATTGAATATGGTTGCCGTTTGCCTCGGCCGCACTGGCCTGCGAGTCCACGATATCCTGCATGAGACGCCCGAGATGCACGACCTCCTCGCGCGGCTCGGCGGCGCCGGCTTCGAAACGCGCGACATCGAGGACGGCATCGACATGATGCATCAACACGCCCCCCGATATGTCCATGTTGCGCACGTATCGGTCCTGTGTCACCGAGAGCGGTGTCTTCTCGAGAAGAGCGAGGTTGCCAAGAAGCCCGTTCAGCGGCGTTCTGATTTCATGTGTCATCATGGCCAGGAAGTCGGCTTTGGCCTTCTCTCCTGCAAGCGCCTTGTCGCGGGCCTCGACCAGTTCGGTTTCAGCCGCAACACGGTGAGAAATATCACGCAGAAATGCGACAATCATCTCGTCCTCGCCCGACTCCGCCATTTCCAATGCCAGCTCGACGGGGAATATCTCACCATTGCGCCGTTTGGCTTCAAGCCGAACCCGGCCCTGGCCCACCACGCGCTGCTCACCCGAGATGCGCATGCGTTGCATTCCGGCGTCATGGGCTGCGCGGTGGTGGTCCGGCACGACAATGTCCGCGATGTTCTTTCCTAGAACCTCATCGGTGGAATACTGAAAGATGCGTTCCGCAGCCTTGTTGAAATTCAGAATCCGCCCGTCCAGATCCGCGACTATGACGGCATCCAGGGAGGTTTCGAGAATGGTATTGAGTCGGGAGTAGGCATCGGCCAGTTCATGCCCCCGGGTTTCCGTTTGCTTGCCCACCCGCCGGGTATGACCCAGCAATACGATCAACGCCAGTACGAGCGCCGCAGCAATAAGCGCCAGGCGCAAAAGCGTGGAGGCGAAGTTTTCACGGCTTTGGTCCGACCGTTCCACAAAATACTGAAGCCCCGTGGTTGCGGCCGTGCGCAGCAGCGGCCTTATTTCATCGGCGGCCTCGCTCAAGGCGGGGAGTGCGGCGCGCAATTGATCGCGAGGTCCGTCGATGATCGGGATCACGGCATCAAGCCTGTTTCGGATCGTCGCGATCGATTGCCCGAAAGGCTCAATCTGTCGTAACTCCGTATAGAGCGCGCCGGTGTGCAGAGTGTCTATTCGGCTGTAGAATACGTCGAACTCGACGATCAACTCCTCCAGTGCGTCTGGATCTGTGCTTGACTGCGCGCTCTGTACGGCGTTTCGAAAATCAAGGAACTCAACCTCCGCCTGCGACAGCACCCAGTGAACGTTGTCGGACCGAGCAGAGTTCAGAAAGCGCAGGTCGCGGATGATCTCGGAAATCAGAAACGTGATGGACAGCACGCACAACAAACCGACCAGGACCAGCAAAAGCTGGCCCCGGCGCCATAGTGCGGTATCGCGTGATCGCTGTTGCGATGTGGCTTCAATCATTCCTTGATGGTGATCCGATCGAGTTGCCAGATACTGCGAGAGTAGATGACTTCGGTCCGGTAGTCACTGGAAGACGAGAAGGGATAGATCACCCAGAGCGGTCCCTTGTCACGGCGCGACAATTCCTTGCCGTCCATCGCATAGGCAACGATCGGCCCGCCCTCTGTCGCGTCGGACATCGGTATCGTCACGCTGTAGTCGTTGATCGCGGTCGCCTCGATCGTGCTGCCTTCGGCGCCGAGGTGATCGAGCAGAGTCTTGAGCCGCACGCCCGTGAAAACGTGGTCTCCGGGGGTCCAGATGGTATCGGTTTTGATTTCGCTCTCGCCAAGTGCGCGCAGCATTTCCAAATCGAAAGTCGCGGCTTCGCCATCATTGGTCATTTCGATATCGCCGGAAACAGTCAGCAAGACGCGACCCTCAGGCAATGGCAGGCTTTCGGCTGTAGCCTGCAGCGCCCACAGGCTGACTGCAACGACAACGGCCGGGACGACGCGGAAGAGGTTCATGTGATGCTCCTGTATCTTGGTTAATCAGTTTCTCGCATTTCTGCGCGAAGCTGTATGCTGGTCATACGGATCAGCCTTGTATCCGTTCGAATAGTTCGCCGTCCGACCGGATAGTTCAGTAGGCTCCCCGCCCGGACAGGACGGCCCGCACCGTCAGGGAAAGCAGCATCAGGTCGAGGATCATGCTATTCGATCGGACATAGGCAACATCCATGTCGATCATCTTGTCGAACCCGATATCGGCGCGACCAGAGACTTGCCACAGTCCGGTAATACCTGGCCGGACCTTCAGCCGCTCCAGCGCCGCTGCAGGGTAAGCTGCAACCTCGCGCGGCAGTGCCGGGCGTGGCCCGACCACTGACATGTGGCCCAAAAAGACATTCAGGATTTGCGGCAGTTCATCTACCGAATAGCGACGCAGGAATCGACCAACACGGGTCACACGCGGATCGTGGCGCGACTTGAAGCAGATACCCTCGCGATCGGACTGCAACCGTATTGCGGCCAGTCGTTCCTCGGCATCGGTATGCATTGTGCGGAACTTGTAGATGGTAAAAAGAGCCCCGTCGCGACCGACGCGCGTCTGCTTGAAAAGGGCGGGCCCCTTGCTGTCGAGCCTGATAAGAGCCGCGACACAGAGCAGTATGGGCGAAAGAGCCAGTAGAGCCAAGCCACTCGTGACCATGTCGAAGCATCGCTTGCCAATCGCTTCCGGGCCGGCCATCCGCACCGCATGGACGGCAGCGCGACCCAGGAATGCGGCGTTGCCGAGCAGATATCGCTTGGCCAGGCGCCGCGGTTCTTGCGCGAGACGCCAGATCCATTCCATCCGTGCAGCCCGGACCAGCCTTGGTGCCCGGGTGACATTCCCGGCCAGAAAGTCGAACAGGGCCCCTACGCCAAGGACCACGCGCGGAGACAGGCCCGGCAGATGCCTGTCTATCCAGATTTCCTGCCGAGGTACGCCCATTGCGACAAGAAGTATATCGGCGCCGGAGGCATTGATCCGGGCCACGGCGGCGTCTTCGTCGGCGGCGCCATCATAGCCATCGAGCGTACCGGCGACGCGCAAACCGGGAATGGTCGTCACAAGTTTCTTTGCCGCTTTGTCTGCCGTGCCGGGGGTCGCTCCGAACAGGAACACGGATAGCCCCCTCCGTGCTGCCTCGGCCAGAAGAGCCGGCGTGAAATCCGTACCGTTAAGGTTCTGGGTCAAACCCGCACCGCTCATGCGGGCGGCCAGTTCGACCCCAATGCCGTCCGGTAGGATCAGGTCGGCTCGGCCAAGCGCGGCGGCATAGCCGCGGTCGCCTGCACGGACATTCGCGCAATGCGCGTTCAGAAAGAATACGCTCCGCACAGAACCAGAAAGAACGTGCTCCACAGTCTGTTCAGTCGTCGCATCGACGAGCGGCAAGCCAAGGATGGTTCTGCGGGCGAGCGACGGCGAAACAGGCGTTGCAGCGGTTTCGAACGTTGCGAAAGGGTGGTGTCGGGTCATGTCGGGTCTCCGGGATGAAATTGAGCTTTCCCGGTTCATGCCCTCGCCACCTGTCGCACCGCAATTTCCCGGCCGTATAACCGGGGAACGCATTCGATACATCGCGCATCCGGACGCGTATCTCACGCTCGAAAGGCTGTGCGACGCGCTGCAGGCGGGATCGATGCTACCCGGATGGATACATCAGGTAGCCGGTTTCCCCGTTAAATGTTCTACCCAATGCCGTAATCTTGTCTTAAGTCGCGTTTAGATTGCATTAACCGATTCACCGAGGACCAGTTCGAAATGAGAGTTCTGATTGCCGACGACCATGATCTGCTGCGTGATACGCTCATCGCGTTTCTCAGCGCGGACAATGATATGGAACTGGGAAGCGCGTCGAACTTCGAAGAGGCGAAACGGCGGATTCGCGAGGATGCGCATTACGATCTTGTTCTGCTCGACTACAAGATGCCGGGCATGAAAGGGCTTGAAAGCCTGTCGGAGGCGATTGGACTGGAAGGCGGACAACGGGTCGCGCTGATCTCCGGGCAGGCCACCCGCGAAATCGCGGAAGAAGCACTCGGCCTGGGAGCTGCCGGTTTCGTGCCCAAGACCTTGCCGGCCAAGTCTCTCGTGAATGCGGTCAAGTTCATGGCCATGGGTGAGCAATACGCCCCCATCGATTTCATGAAAGCTCAGGAAGAGGACGAACCGCACGCCATGGCAGAGCAGCTGACCAAGCGCGAGCAGGAAGTTCTGAAAGGACTGACCGAAGGCAAGTCGAACAAGGCCATCGCGCGTGACCTCGATCTGACCGAGCCGACGATCAAGCTTCACATGAAGACCCTCTTCCGCAAGCTGGAGGTCAACAACCGAACGCAAGCGGCCATCGTGGCCCGGGATGCCGGTCTCTTCTGATGGCACACCTGTCCGGAAGGATATAAGGCGGGGCAAAAGCCCCACGTGACCCACCAGTCGCGCAGGCGAATTGCAACAAGATCCGGGATAGGGATTTCGGCGAAGGAGATCGCCGATGACCACCCCGAGCATTGCCTCGACAGATATGCAGAAACCGCGCCGCGCCCCGGGCGCCATGCGCAAGCTGGTGCGCCGTGCGCTTATCGGTGGCGCGCCTAGCGACAGCAGGCGTATTCCCCGCTACGTCTGGATCTGCACTTTGGGTCTTGCCGCGATCTGGGCGCCGATCACGGGGTATCTGAAAACCGCCGCGCCCAGCTTTGCCAGCCACATGTCACTTATCCTGCCCGGCTCGGGGTCGGCTTCGTCGGTTAACCTTGCCGAAATCGGGCAGGCCTCCAGCCATGCAAATTCCGCCTTCTCCAGCAATTCGATCAGCCCGACGGAAACCTACAAGCGGCTTCTCGCCGCGGACCGCGTGATCAGGGATGCCGCCGATCGTCTTGGCATCAAGACCAGAGATTTCGGAAAGCCCCAGGTCAAGCTGGTCGATCAGACGGCATTTATCCACGTCAAGGTAACCGGGCCGGCCCCCGAAACGGCGCAGGCGCGCAATTCCGCACTGCTCAGCGCCTTTTTCGACGAGATTGACCGCCTGCGCAGTGACGAAATGGACAGCCGTCAGACTGGCGGCCTCGATGCGATAACCGAGTACAAGGACTCAGTGGCCGCGACGCGCGTGGAAATCGAGAAGTTGCGCGCCGAGACCGGTCTTCATTCAGCCGAGCAATACAATCGCCAGGTCGACGAACTCGATCTGCTGCGCGCAAAAATCGACACTGCCACCGCGGAATACGAGCGTAGCGCGGCGGCTGTTACCGGGCTGGAAGCCCAGCTGGGAACAGATGCGGAAACGGCCGCACGCATCCTGCGGCTGAATGGCGATGGCGCCTATACTGCACTCATCGATGCGATGGCAGAGGCCGAGACAGAATTGGCGCGGGCCAAATCACGATACGGCAAACGCCACCCCGAAGTGCTCAAAGCACTTGCCGCAATGGAGACTGCCCGGTCCGAGGCCACTGCACGTGCCGTGTCCCTCACCGGTGACGCAAGCGCGCTTGAGCGGTCCCTCGATGGTGCCCGGGACGCACTTCTGACCGAACTCGTCAGACAGGACGCTGCTCGCGCCGGTTTACTGGCCGAGTTGACCGAGCTGCGCGAACTCGTATCGACCCAGGCCGGTCGAATTGAGGCGCTTGCGCCGAAAGCGGCCCGCCTCGAGGATCTGCAGCGCGATTTCAACGTGGCCGAAGCCGTTTTCGCGTCGGCGATCGCCCGCACTCAGTCCAGCAAAGCCGACGTGTTCGCCTCTTACCCGCTTGTTCAGGTGCTCGAAGATCCGACCCTACCCGAAGCCCCCTCTTCCCCACGCAAGAAACTGGCCATTGCCGCCGGTGCCGCAGCCAGCATCCTTCTGATCTTCGCTCTTTCGCTCGCCTGGATCCGGCGCACCCTGATCGAAAAGCTGATCTCCGAAAAGGGCCGCATGGCATGATGCGGCCTGAAAACCCGGCCGAGGGCATGGTCTGGAAGGCGATCCTCTGGACCTGGCCCTTCTATGCACTTGGGGCGCTCTATGTGGTTGGGCCGGTGCTGGCGTGGCTCATCGCGGGGTTGGCCGTATTGTCATTATACCTTGGGCCGGCGATACGGTCTGACCTGCGGGCCACGGGCCCGATCCCGCCTGTTGTCTGGGCATGGATCATCGGGATGCTGGTGATGCTCGTAGCCTTGTGGGCCGGGCATCTGAACTGGGATCTTGGGCTGAAACAAACCATTAAATCCTCGATCGGCTGGGCAAAAGGATGGGCGCTTCTCGCGTTGTTCCCGCTGGCGGGCGCCGTTCTCCCGATACGAAGAGAATTGCTGATCCGTGCGCAGTGCCGCCTCGGCTTCTGGACGCTCTGCATCGCGCCAGTACTGCTTGTCGCCCCCTATATCGGTTTGCCTGAGCGCATCTGGACCTCGCCCCTGAAGGCTGTTGGCGGTCCGGGGCCCGAATACTTTACGGTCTTCCTGTTTACGTTCGATCCCGCGTCATGGACGCCCAGATGGCAATTCTATGCGCCTTGGTCGCCGTTCGCCGCGCTTCTCGGCGTCGTCATGGTGCTGTTTGCCCTGGAAGAGAAAGAGGGTCGTTGGCGCGCGGCCGGCATCGCCGCGGGCACTTTGATGATCCTCGCGTCGAAATCCCGTATGGGGCTCGTAGGGCTGGTGGCTTGTACGGTCGGCCCTCGCCTCGTGCCTCTGGTGCTTCGTAGCTGGGCGTGGGCTGGACTTGCGGCCTTCACGGCATCCCTTGCCGTCACTGGACCGTGGCTATTGGAAAAGATCGGCGCAGGCGTCGATGGCTTCAAATCTGCCCGTGCCGACAGCACGCGCGTTCGAGCGACACTCCAACGTATCGCCCAAGAGCGTTGGCAGGAGGATGCACCGTGGTTCGGACACGGCACCGTTCAACCAGGTCCACACTTGGTGGAATACATGCCGATCGGCACGCACCATACTTGGTTTGGGCTCCTGTTCGTCAAGGGATTGGTAGGGTTTATAGCCTTGGCGTGTCCGTTGATCTGGCAAACTTCGCTCGCATTCAAAGATGCAGCCCTCAGTCCGCGCGGGCGCTTACCGCTCGGGTTATGTATGGTCGTCGTCTTGCTCTCCTTCGGAGAGAACATAGAAATCGAGGCATATTTGCTCTGGCCTGCCCTGTTGTGCCTTGGAATACATGCCCGTGAATGCAGTCATTCGTTTGTTCGAGGAGTGCCGTAACTGCTTCTGGTGGCAGTTTGGATCGCCTATTGAGCATATCTATAACCCAATGTCTGAATTCGCCCTCTGCGCCGGTCTCACCGACAAAGCCGAGCAATTTGACAACCTGCCGCGCAGGACTGCAAGCCGCCATCGGGCCCGTTTCTCGCAGCTTACAGCCAATGATCATAAACCGCCTCGAGCGCGCGCAGTCCCCGACCCAGAGCCTCTGCGCAGTGCCGCGCGTCACAGGCTGGAGGATCATCTGGGTGGACGGCCGCGAAGCGTCTGGCCTCGACACTGCTGATGTAGTTGGTGAGTTCGAGATGAAGCAGGCGGCAAAGCGCGAGAATTTCGCCGCGGCGGGCAGCCAGATCGTTGCCAGTTTTCGCTGCCTCGACGACGGAGCGGGCCCGTGCGGCCCATTTTCGTCCGCCAAGCAGATCGGCCGAGGCCACAAGCCTGTCACCCTCTGCGCGCAGCCAGCGAATAAATTCGCTGGCCTTGTTCATGTGCCGGAGCAAGGCACGAATATCGGGAATGTGTTTCATGGGATCACCTTTCTTGGTGGAATGCACGACCCGCCGTGGGTCGCTTCAGAAGATCCCTGCTCCGGTCAATTGATTTCTTTTCCGGCGCCCGTGCTACCGCCGGCAAGGGGTTGCTCGGCGCGGCCTCATCAAGAGGGCCGCGCCGGACACACCCCTGACGGTATTGGCGCACAAACTCACTCTAAAAGGCCGTATTCTGGTGCCTTCAAGTCGCTTCGGGAAAAGCCTAAACGTCACAGCGCCTTACAGGCGCCGGCAAAACTTTAGCTGACGCATGGCAGTAAAATCCGCCAATTTGGCATAACTACGCCCGCAACGACACAGGACAACCCAACACCCTCACGCGCACTTCGAATGCCCGCAGGACGCACAGGTCAGGCACCCCTCGACCTTGCGCATGTCATAGCTGCCGCAGGACGGACAGGCCGGCCCGCGCGGCGCGTCCAGGTTGACCACGTTCGCCGTCGGGTCTTCCTTCAGGCCCAGCCCCTCGCCTTCCAGGAACCCGATATTGATCATGTGGTTCTCCAGCACGCCGCCGATCGCGGCCAGCATCGAGGGGATGTATTTCCCGTTCATCCACGCGCCGCCGCGCGGGTCGAAAACCGCCTTCAGCTCCTCAACCACGAAAGACACGTCGCCGCCCCGCCGGAAGACCGCACTGATCATCCGCGTCAACGCCACGGTCCAGGCGAAATGCTCCATGTTCTTGGAGTTGATGAACACCTCGAAGGGCCGCCGCCGTCCCTCCAGCACGATATCGTTCACCGTCACGTAAATCGCGTGGCTGCTGTCCGGCCATTTCAGCTTGTATGTCGCGCCTTCCAGTTCCGTCGGCCGGTCCAGCGGCTCGGACATGTAAACCACCTCGCCGCCTTCCACGGGCATCGGCACCTTGTCCTCGGACTCCACGCTCAGCACGCTGCCAGTGATGTCGTTGGGCCGGTAGGTCGTGCACCCCTTGCAGCCCGTGTCCCAGGCTTGCATGTAGACTTCCTTGAACGCCTCGAAGCCAATGTCGGCGGGCACGTTGATCGTCTTGGAAATGCTGCTGTCGACCCATCTTTGCGCCGCCGCCTGCATCTTCACATGCGCCTCGGGCTCCAGCGTCTGGGCATTGACGAAATAGTCCGGCAAGTCCCTGTCGCCGAACCGCTCGCGCCACATCTGCACGGCGTAATCCACCACCTCTTCCTCGGTGCGGCTGCCATCTTTCTGCAACACCTTGCGCGTATAGGAATAGGCAAAGACCGGCTCGATCCCGCTGCTGACGTTGCCGGCATAAAGGCTGATCGTCCCGGTGGGCGCGACGCTGGTCAGCAGAGCGTTGCGGATGCCATGTTCGGCCACCGCCGCACGCACATCCTCGTCCATCGCCTGCATCATGCCACTCTGCAAATAGGGCTCCGCCTCGAAGAGCGGAAATGCCCCCTTCTCCTTTGCCAGTTC is part of the Roseovarius sp. THAF9 genome and encodes:
- a CDS encoding WecB/TagA/CpsF family glycosyltransferase; its protein translation is MTRHHPFATFETAATPVSPSLARRTILGLPLVDATTEQTVEHVLSGSVRSVFFLNAHCANVRAGDRGYAAALGRADLILPDGIGVELAARMSGAGLTQNLNGTDFTPALLAEAARRGLSVFLFGATPGTADKAAKKLVTTIPGLRVAGTLDGYDGAADEDAAVARINASGADILLVAMGVPRQEIWIDRHLPGLSPRVVLGVGALFDFLAGNVTRAPRLVRAARMEWIWRLAQEPRRLAKRYLLGNAAFLGRAAVHAVRMAGPEAIGKRCFDMVTSGLALLALSPILLCVAALIRLDSKGPALFKQTRVGRDGALFTIYKFRTMHTDAEERLAAIRLQSDREGICFKSRHDPRVTRVGRFLRRYSVDELPQILNVFLGHMSVVGPRPALPREVAAYPAAALERLKVRPGITGLWQVSGRADIGFDKMIDMDVAYVRSNSMILDLMLLSLTVRAVLSGRGAY
- a CDS encoding polysaccharide biosynthesis/export family protein; this translates as MTAVRTRLLGSCLSLALTAACGDAPAPENLAPVKSGGAYQAQYREPLRRSEDQPILRSEQMNARKCRPGQGAGGKGGSVAAGLRGERLSRNDLVDIRISDDETFNGDYVVSRDGDLKLPFLPPVRAQGRTTGDIEVQIARLLVREGFYDEAPRISARVSDFASVNVAVSGAVFEPHAVEIGTRVADDIDRARQAALGASTEARNLSAALRAVGGIRPDADLSAVELRRNGTRHVLDMRGVFKGRNAVDVMLLTGDEIRVPSRQCFQDDLMRPSPISPPGISLFLSNLTQPATGNAPSAVGREVREVPYGTRFMQAVINTNCVGGARATSAKRSAVLFTRDPITGVSTVIERKIEDMLRRADRDDYDPYLLPGDAIACYDSSVTNFTEVAKIVGAVVATGAIID
- a CDS encoding PAS domain-containing hybrid sensor histidine kinase/response regulator, whose protein sequence is MIEATSQQRSRDTALWRRGQLLLVLVGLLCVLSITFLISEIIRDLRFLNSARSDNVHWVLSQAEVEFLDFRNAVQSAQSSTDPDALEELIVEFDVFYSRIDTLHTGALYTELRQIEPFGQSIATIRNRLDAVIPIIDGPRDQLRAALPALSEAADEIRPLLRTAATTGLQYFVERSDQSRENFASTLLRLALIAAALVLALIVLLGHTRRVGKQTETRGHELADAYSRLNTILETSLDAVIVADLDGRILNFNKAAERIFQYSTDEVLGKNIADIVVPDHHRAAHDAGMQRMRISGEQRVVGQGRVRLEAKRRNGEIFPVELALEMAESGEDEMIVAFLRDISHRVAAETELVEARDKALAGEKAKADFLAMMTHEIRTPLNGLLGNLALLEKTPLSVTQDRYVRNMDISGGVLMHHVDAVLDVARFEAGAAEPREEVVHLGRLMQDIVDSQASAAEANGNHIQWGWIGDPATWVRIDASRLQQVLLNLVGNAIKFTRDGRIVVEAECSESGLDLRVIDTGVGIPEADQERIFGDFQTIDNTGEGATAGTGLGLGIARRFVEAMDGEIGVESTEDEGSVFWVRLPLTCVDGPEEDDDPQRSCPEAQGHNILLVEDNEINLELAGETLFGLGHRVTEARNGQEAVEAAEKGRFDLILMDIRMPVLDGLGATRAIRAGNGPNRDAPIVAFSANVLPEAKDRFIAAGMSGFLPKPLVEEELVRVINQFTSGEQSAVEASVAPQKEQNTLDRLTARYVSQMNALFDWLDTGPDDMSEIAAEAHKVAGSAAAFGQPDLRDALVAVEMAAESGDRDLVERAIETARQTREHLPDPSLS
- a CDS encoding molybdopterin-dependent oxidoreductase — translated: MNLFRVVPAVVVAVSLWALQATAESLPLPEGRVLLTVSGDIEMTNDGEAATFDLEMLRALGESEIKTDTIWTPGDHVFTGVRLKTLLDHLGAEGSTIEATAINDYSVTIPMSDATEGGPIVAYAMDGKELSRRDKGPLWVIYPFSSSSDYRTEVIYSRSIWQLDRITIKE
- a CDS encoding response regulator transcription factor; the encoded protein is MRVLIADDHDLLRDTLIAFLSADNDMELGSASNFEEAKRRIREDAHYDLVLLDYKMPGMKGLESLSEAIGLEGGQRVALISGQATREIAEEALGLGAAGFVPKTLPAKSLVNAVKFMAMGEQYAPIDFMKAQEEDEPHAMAEQLTKREQEVLKGLTEGKSNKAIARDLDLTEPTIKLHMKTLFRKLEVNNRTQAAIVARDAGLF
- a CDS encoding O-antigen ligase, giving the protein MRPENPAEGMVWKAILWTWPFYALGALYVVGPVLAWLIAGLAVLSLYLGPAIRSDLRATGPIPPVVWAWIIGMLVMLVALWAGHLNWDLGLKQTIKSSIGWAKGWALLALFPLAGAVLPIRRELLIRAQCRLGFWTLCIAPVLLVAPYIGLPERIWTSPLKAVGGPGPEYFTVFLFTFDPASWTPRWQFYAPWSPFAALLGVVMVLFALEEKEGRWRAAGIAAGTLMILASKSRMGLVGLVACTVGPRLVPLVLRSWAWAGLAAFTASLAVTGPWLLEKIGAGVDGFKSARADSTRVRATLQRIAQERWQEDAPWFGHGTVQPGPHLVEYMPIGTHHTWFGLLFVKGLVGFIALACPLIWQTSLAFKDAALSPRGRLPLGLCMVVVLLSFGENIEIEAYLLWPALLCLGIHARECSHSFVRGVP